In the Kribbella sp. NBC_00482 genome, one interval contains:
- a CDS encoding MFS transporter, whose translation MTVRPAARPRLVLAALAFCGVLVSISQTIVVPLLPELPAITHSPASDVSWLITVTLLTGAVFTPLLGRAGDMYGKRRVLLIALSSMVVGSLLCASSSDLTVLIVGRAFQGAAVAVVPLGISILRDELPPRRVIPSIAIMSSTLGIGAAFGIPAATLVVEYANWHTMFWINLGLGVLDIVLVLLIVPESAIRTSGRFDVLGALGLSAFLVCLLLAVSKSSAWSTTTIVVLSAVAVLLVPLWGWYELRTKSPLVDLRVSARPAVLFTNLGALLIGFAFYANSLSTAQLVQEPTWTGYGLGKSIVVSGLCLLPGGVAMVLLSPVSARISGARGPRFTLAIASVLMAAGYVVRLFTSSNVAGIVIGATVVSAGTAVAYSALPALIMHAVPVTETAAANGLNTLMRTIGQAICSTIVASVLAGVTISSGGRVAPALSAYLIVFVIAGISALVAAGLVMFIPARRPEPVPVEVATR comes from the coding sequence TTGACCGTCCGTCCTGCTGCCCGTCCACGTCTCGTCCTAGCAGCGCTGGCGTTCTGCGGCGTACTGGTGTCGATCAGCCAAACCATCGTCGTACCGCTGCTCCCCGAGCTCCCCGCGATCACCCACAGCCCGGCGTCCGACGTGAGCTGGCTGATCACCGTCACGCTGCTCACCGGTGCGGTCTTCACGCCGCTGCTCGGCCGCGCCGGCGACATGTACGGCAAGCGCCGTGTGCTCCTGATCGCCCTGTCGTCGATGGTCGTCGGCTCCCTGCTCTGCGCGAGCAGTTCCGACCTGACCGTGCTGATCGTCGGTCGCGCCTTCCAGGGTGCCGCGGTCGCGGTCGTGCCGCTCGGGATCAGCATCCTGCGCGACGAACTGCCGCCGCGCCGGGTGATCCCGTCGATCGCCATCATGAGCTCGACCCTGGGCATCGGCGCCGCGTTCGGCATCCCGGCCGCGACGCTCGTCGTCGAGTACGCGAACTGGCACACGATGTTCTGGATCAACCTCGGGCTCGGCGTGCTCGACATCGTCCTGGTGCTGCTGATCGTGCCGGAGTCCGCGATCCGCACCAGCGGCCGCTTCGACGTCCTCGGGGCCCTCGGACTGAGCGCGTTCCTGGTCTGCCTGCTGCTGGCGGTCTCCAAGAGCAGTGCGTGGAGTACGACGACGATCGTCGTCCTGTCCGCCGTCGCGGTCTTGCTGGTCCCGCTCTGGGGTTGGTACGAGTTGCGTACGAAGAGCCCGCTCGTCGACCTCCGCGTCTCCGCGCGCCCAGCCGTCCTCTTCACGAACCTCGGCGCCCTGCTGATCGGATTCGCCTTCTACGCCAACTCACTGTCGACGGCGCAGCTGGTCCAGGAGCCGACCTGGACCGGATACGGCCTCGGCAAATCCATCGTGGTCAGCGGCCTGTGCCTGCTCCCCGGCGGGGTTGCGATGGTGCTGCTCTCGCCGGTGTCGGCCCGGATCTCCGGCGCACGCGGCCCGCGGTTCACGCTCGCGATCGCGTCGGTCCTGATGGCTGCCGGGTACGTCGTACGCCTCTTCACCAGCAGCAACGTCGCCGGGATCGTGATCGGGGCCACTGTCGTCAGTGCCGGAACCGCCGTTGCGTACTCGGCGCTTCCGGCCCTCATCATGCATGCTGTGCCGGTGACCGAAACGGCCGCCGCGAACGGCCTCAACACGCTGATGCGCACGATCGGGCAGGCGATCTGCAGCACGATCGTCGCGAGCGTGCTCGCCGGCGTCACGATCTCGTCGGGCGGCCGGGTCGCGCCCGCGCTGTCGGCGTACCTGATCGTGTTCGTGATCGCGGGCATCTCGGCCCTGGTCGCTGCAGGTCTGGTCATGTTCATCCCGGCGCGGCGGCCGGAGCCGGTGCCGGTCGAGGTGGCTACGAGGTGA
- a CDS encoding NAD-dependent epimerase/dehydratase family protein, producing MRIFIAGATGAIGRRLVPLLLTEGHQVTALTRGSGGTVGGGVTTVVGDVYDGARLREVVAGARPDVVMHQLTDLASRDFAANSRIRREGTRNLVDAALAAGVRRVVSQSIAWAYEPGSTPAVESTPLDLHAPDATRRATVEAVATLEAITAEAPEWVLLRYGMLYGPDTWYTKGALMADLATTGNLPTGPDITSFLHIDDATTAAAAALTWPTGPVNVVDNTPTPATTWAPAFAQSVGISLDVPIETNAVRTPWARGASNAYARSLGWSPAHPTSFTS from the coding sequence ATGAGGATCTTCATCGCCGGCGCCACCGGCGCGATCGGCCGCCGCCTCGTGCCCCTTCTCCTGACCGAGGGCCACCAAGTAACAGCCCTCACCCGCGGATCGGGCGGGACGGTGGGCGGTGGGGTGACGACTGTTGTTGGGGATGTGTACGACGGTGCGCGGTTGCGGGAGGTGGTTGCGGGGGCTCGGCCGGATGTGGTGATGCATCAGCTGACCGATCTGGCGTCGCGGGACTTCGCCGCGAACAGCCGGATCCGCCGCGAAGGCACGCGCAACCTGGTCGACGCAGCCCTGGCGGCCGGCGTACGGCGAGTTGTGTCGCAGAGCATCGCGTGGGCGTACGAGCCCGGCTCGACGCCCGCGGTCGAATCCACCCCGCTCGACCTGCACGCCCCGGACGCCACCCGCCGCGCCACCGTCGAGGCGGTCGCCACTCTGGAGGCGATCACCGCCGAAGCACCCGAGTGGGTCCTGCTCCGCTACGGCATGCTCTACGGCCCCGACACCTGGTACACCAAGGGCGCCCTGATGGCCGACCTCGCCACCACCGGCAACCTCCCCACCGGCCCCGACATCACCAGCTTCCTCCACATCGACGACGCCACCACAGCCGCAGCAGCCGCCCTCACCTGGCCCACCGGCCCCGTAAACGTCGTCGACAACACCCCCACCCCCGCCACAACCTGGGCCCCAGCCTTCGCCCAATCCGTCGGCATCTCCCTCGACGTACCCATCGAGACGAACGCTGTACGTACGCCGTGGGCTCGGGGGGCGTCCAACGCCTACGCGCGTTCGCTCGGCTGGTCCCCCGCCCACCCGACCAGCTTCACCTCCTGA
- a CDS encoding S1C family serine protease, with translation MNESAGPGPHNGGQSPQSGQQYGGQSPQSGQQGGGQQYGQPYGPQQPYPQYQQVPQYGAPQYGPPNGPQFGAPYPFGPPPQPPKKRGRRLLGAGALGLAAVLVAGSVAWGIDQRAGGNSSQLSQQAFDPAAVAAKVSPGLVDVNTVLGYENARAAGTGIVLTSDGEILTNHHVIEGATSISVTDVGNGKTYSASVVGYDEEHDIAVLKLKDASGLETAKTGNSDQVKLGDQVVGVGNAGGDGGEPSYAAGKVTGLNQSITATDENGQDPENLEDLIQTDANIQAGDSGGPLVNTNGEVVGVDVAGNGGNNGGQGRPGQTSASTAQAATATLAAWGDGNNTGTGNGSGYGDGNGSGDGSGNGYGNGSGDGSGNGYGDGSGDGSGNGSGDGSGQGSGTTTEGYAIPINQALDIAEQIQDGKASADVHIGDSAMLGVSVVTSTGTSGAVVGDVVADGHADEAGLEAGDVITSFAGHAVASPDTLSELLNNQHPGDKVEVGWTDQSGQTHKATIELITGPVR, from the coding sequence ATGAACGAGAGCGCTGGACCGGGACCGCACAACGGCGGGCAGTCGCCACAAAGCGGGCAGCAGTACGGCGGGCAGTCGCCGCAGAGCGGGCAGCAGGGCGGCGGGCAGCAGTACGGTCAGCCGTACGGACCGCAGCAGCCGTATCCGCAGTACCAGCAGGTGCCGCAGTACGGGGCGCCGCAGTACGGGCCGCCGAACGGGCCGCAGTTCGGGGCGCCGTACCCGTTCGGTCCTCCGCCGCAGCCGCCGAAGAAGCGCGGGCGGCGACTGCTGGGCGCCGGTGCACTCGGGCTGGCCGCGGTGCTCGTCGCCGGATCGGTTGCCTGGGGCATCGACCAGCGGGCCGGCGGGAACAGCTCGCAGCTGTCGCAGCAGGCGTTCGACCCGGCCGCGGTGGCAGCCAAGGTGTCGCCGGGTCTGGTCGACGTGAACACCGTCCTCGGGTACGAGAACGCACGAGCGGCCGGCACCGGGATCGTGCTCACCTCCGACGGCGAGATCCTCACCAATCACCACGTGATCGAGGGCGCGACGTCGATCAGCGTGACGGACGTCGGGAACGGGAAGACGTACAGCGCGAGCGTCGTCGGGTACGACGAGGAGCACGACATCGCCGTACTGAAGCTGAAGGACGCGTCCGGGCTGGAGACCGCCAAGACCGGGAACTCCGACCAGGTGAAGCTCGGCGACCAGGTCGTCGGGGTCGGGAACGCGGGCGGCGATGGCGGTGAGCCGAGCTACGCGGCCGGGAAGGTGACCGGGCTGAACCAGTCGATCACCGCGACCGACGAGAACGGGCAGGACCCGGAGAACCTGGAAGACCTGATCCAGACCGATGCGAACATCCAGGCCGGCGACTCCGGCGGCCCGCTGGTGAACACGAACGGCGAGGTGGTGGGCGTCGACGTGGCCGGCAACGGCGGCAACAACGGCGGCCAGGGCCGTCCGGGCCAGACCTCGGCGTCGACCGCGCAGGCGGCCACTGCCACGCTGGCCGCCTGGGGCGACGGCAACAACACCGGCACCGGAAACGGCAGCGGCTACGGCGACGGAAACGGCTCGGGCGACGGATCCGGCAACGGTTACGGGAACGGGTCGGGCGACGGCTCCGGGAACGGTTACGGGGACGGCTCGGGTGATGGGTCCGGGAACGGTTCTGGTGACGGGTCGGGGCAGGGGTCGGGGACGACGACTGAGGGGTACGCGATCCCGATCAACCAGGCGCTCGACATCGCCGAGCAGATCCAGGACGGGAAGGCGTCGGCCGACGTACACATCGGGGACTCGGCGATGCTCGGGGTCTCGGTCGTGACCAGCACCGGTACCAGCGGAGCGGTCGTCGGCGACGTGGTCGCGGACGGTCACGCGGACGAGGCCGGCCTCGAGGCCGGTGACGTGATCACCTCCTTCGCCGGGCACGCCGTCGCTTCACCGGACACACTCTCCGAGCTGCTCAACAACCAGCACCCGGGCGACAAGGTCGAGGTCGGCTGGACCGACCAGTCCGGTCAAACCCACAAGGCAACCATCGAACTCATCACAGGCCCGGTCCGCTGA
- a CDS encoding epoxide hydrolase family protein, with the protein MGDRVVDMIKPFSIDIPQSTLDELAAKLASTRLPAPLPGDDWNTGVPVAWLSSLVDYWRTSYDWRAAEKELNSYPQFTTEIEGQRIHFIHVRSAEPDALPLMLTHGWPGSIVEFLDLIGPLTDPVAHGGQASDAFHVVIPALPGFGFSGPTADDDWTFPRIGRVWAALMSELGYERYGVQGGDLGGSVSPEVGRAAPEHVVGVHTNGGTNLPPLQMSDEELQTLTPLEQDKMARIAQFMKDEFGYISIQSTRPQTLGYGLVDSPVAQLAWIMDKFKAWTYPGGTLPEAIISKDRLLTNVMMYWLTGTGGSAAYIGYAQPRDWTPRPNSGVPTAVLAMAHDVAIRKYCETSNNITRWTEVDHGGHFAALEAPDLLVSDVREFFHDLRG; encoded by the coding sequence GTGGGTGACAGAGTTGTGGACATGATCAAGCCGTTCAGCATCGACATCCCGCAGAGCACGCTCGACGAACTCGCCGCCAAGCTGGCGAGCACCCGGCTTCCCGCACCGCTTCCCGGCGACGACTGGAACACCGGCGTACCGGTCGCCTGGCTTTCGTCGCTGGTCGACTACTGGCGTACGTCGTACGACTGGCGCGCCGCCGAGAAGGAGCTGAACTCGTACCCGCAGTTCACCACCGAGATCGAGGGACAGCGGATCCACTTCATCCACGTCCGGTCGGCGGAGCCGGACGCGCTGCCGCTGATGCTCACGCACGGCTGGCCGGGATCGATCGTCGAGTTCCTCGACCTGATCGGGCCGCTGACCGATCCGGTCGCTCATGGTGGGCAGGCTTCGGACGCGTTCCATGTGGTGATCCCGGCGCTGCCCGGGTTCGGGTTCTCCGGGCCGACCGCGGACGATGACTGGACGTTCCCGCGGATCGGGCGCGTGTGGGCGGCGCTGATGAGCGAGCTCGGTTACGAGCGGTACGGCGTACAGGGTGGCGACCTGGGTGGGTCGGTGTCACCCGAGGTCGGGCGGGCCGCCCCGGAGCACGTGGTCGGCGTCCACACGAACGGCGGGACGAACCTGCCGCCATTGCAGATGTCCGACGAAGAACTGCAGACGCTGACGCCGCTGGAGCAGGACAAGATGGCGCGGATCGCGCAGTTCATGAAGGACGAGTTCGGCTACATCTCGATCCAGTCGACCCGGCCGCAGACGTTGGGCTACGGCCTGGTCGACTCGCCGGTCGCGCAACTCGCCTGGATCATGGACAAGTTCAAGGCCTGGACGTACCCGGGCGGGACCTTGCCGGAGGCAATCATCAGCAAGGACCGGTTGCTGACGAACGTGATGATGTACTGGCTGACCGGGACCGGCGGGTCGGCGGCCTACATCGGGTACGCGCAGCCGCGCGACTGGACGCCGCGGCCGAACTCGGGTGTGCCGACCGCTGTCCTCGCGATGGCGCACGACGTCGCGATCCGCAAGTACTGCGAGACCTCGAACAACATCACCCGCTGGACCGAGGTCGACCACGGCGGCCACTTCGCAGCCCTCGAAGCCCCCGACCTCCTGGTGAGCGACGTCCGAGAGTTCTTCCACGACCTCCGCGGATAG
- a CDS encoding helix-turn-helix transcriptional regulator: MIETSARLLKLLSLLQQPKEWSGTALADELGIGVRTVRRDVDKLRNLGYPVDAIPGVAGYRLGAGAALPPLLLDDEEAIAVAIGLRAAANGTVAGTEESSVRALTKLEQVLPSRLRHRIELLQQITVTPSGGPSVQPDVLLAVAAACRDHQRLRFDYRNHDGTATTRTTEPHRLVHTGRRWYLVAWDLDRDDWRTFRVDRVEPRIPTGPRFTPREVPDLKATNRGVAYGGYRYQTRLLVHAPVEQVADKFGPTVATVTSVDATTTLVETGANSLDELALHLGLLGYPLEIQSPPELIDRIRELTTRLAAAIPAS, from the coding sequence ATGATCGAGACCTCGGCACGGCTGCTGAAGCTCCTCTCCTTGTTGCAGCAACCCAAGGAGTGGAGCGGCACCGCCCTGGCCGACGAGCTCGGCATCGGGGTTCGGACCGTACGGCGGGACGTCGACAAGCTCCGCAACCTCGGCTACCCCGTCGACGCGATCCCCGGTGTCGCCGGCTACCGCCTCGGCGCCGGCGCCGCACTCCCCCCGCTGCTGCTCGATGACGAGGAAGCGATCGCGGTCGCCATCGGACTGCGCGCCGCGGCGAACGGAACCGTGGCGGGCACCGAGGAATCCTCGGTCCGCGCGCTGACGAAGCTCGAACAGGTCCTCCCGTCGCGACTACGCCATCGCATCGAGCTCCTCCAACAGATCACGGTGACGCCCTCGGGCGGGCCATCGGTGCAACCCGACGTACTGCTAGCGGTCGCGGCTGCGTGCCGGGACCATCAACGGCTGCGCTTCGACTACCGCAACCACGACGGTACGGCGACCACGCGGACGACCGAGCCCCACCGGCTCGTGCACACCGGGCGACGGTGGTACCTGGTCGCGTGGGATCTCGACCGCGACGACTGGCGGACGTTCCGCGTCGACCGGGTCGAACCGCGCATCCCGACCGGCCCGCGGTTCACCCCTCGCGAGGTACCTGACCTCAAGGCCACGAACCGCGGTGTCGCGTACGGCGGCTACCGCTACCAGACACGACTGCTCGTCCATGCCCCGGTCGAGCAGGTCGCGGACAAGTTCGGGCCGACCGTCGCCACGGTGACGTCCGTCGACGCGACGACGACGCTGGTCGAGACGGGGGCGAACTCGCTCGACGAGCTGGCGCTGCACCTCGGTCTGCTCGGCTATCCGCTGGAGATCCAGTCGCCGCCGGAGCTGATCGACCGCATCCGCGAGCTCACGACGCGCCTGGCGGCCGCGATTCCGGCGTCCTGA
- a CDS encoding alpha/beta fold hydrolase has protein sequence MQDRYVETVLGRIRLRVDGSGPAMLFWPSLLMDGTLWSAQAAHFADRFQVILVDPPGHGGSDPLTGPFTFEQCAEVILAIIDDLQVEKVHLIGNSWGGMIGGTFAALHPDRIGIAVLMNATASPAGRRQKVEYGVLIRAAQLLGGMRGPLTGPVRDAFLGPTAKREKPEVVATVNELARKVDIKSGRHAVVSVVPRRPDQRALLGKIRTPVLVVAGAEDATFPVAETEEMADSIPGARFVVLEQSAHLAALESPKEVNALIDDFLTDQSAPSS, from the coding sequence ATGCAGGATCGCTACGTCGAGACCGTGCTGGGCCGGATCCGCTTGCGCGTCGACGGGTCGGGGCCCGCGATGCTGTTCTGGCCGAGCCTGCTGATGGACGGCACGCTGTGGTCCGCCCAGGCCGCGCATTTCGCGGACCGCTTCCAGGTGATCCTGGTCGATCCGCCCGGGCACGGCGGCAGCGATCCGCTGACCGGGCCGTTCACGTTCGAGCAGTGCGCCGAGGTGATCCTGGCGATCATCGACGACCTGCAGGTCGAGAAGGTCCACCTGATCGGCAACAGCTGGGGCGGGATGATCGGCGGCACCTTCGCGGCACTGCATCCGGACCGGATCGGCATCGCCGTACTGATGAACGCCACCGCGTCACCGGCCGGACGACGGCAGAAGGTCGAGTACGGCGTCCTGATCCGCGCGGCCCAGCTCCTCGGCGGGATGCGCGGGCCGCTCACCGGGCCGGTGCGCGACGCCTTCCTCGGCCCGACCGCGAAACGCGAGAAGCCCGAGGTCGTTGCCACGGTCAACGAGCTCGCACGCAAGGTGGACATCAAATCCGGGCGGCACGCCGTCGTCAGCGTGGTACCGCGGCGTCCCGATCAGCGCGCGCTCCTCGGCAAGATCCGGACGCCGGTGCTGGTGGTGGCCGGCGCGGAGGACGCCACGTTCCCGGTCGCGGAGACCGAGGAGATGGCGGACTCCATCCCGGGCGCGAGGTTCGTCGTACTCGAGCAATCCGCCCACCTGGCGGCGCTCGAGTCCCCGAAAGAGGTCAACGCCCTGATCGACGATTTCCTCACCGATCAGAGCGCGCCCTCCTCCTGA
- a CDS encoding phospholipase C — protein MRARLPVAATAVAAATGLLLAACGAPGAAQQVTNAGAAFTAADAASYHPARTTTPIQHVVVIFGENISFDHYFGTYPNATNADGTPFTAARHTPKVNGLSKKLLTDNPNAYNPKRLAPSQALTCDQNHGYGPEQKAVNGGKMDKFVENTETDKCTGQPVLFGEPGLVMDYYDGNTVTGLWNYAQHYAMSDNSFDTVYGPSTPGALNLISGQTHGGQAVDPKTGTPTTDAYAVQSPDANGIGTITNDPDPYYDDCSNNNGKSTNNLAVMHGQNVGDLLNQRNVTWGWFQGGFKPTGTANGKAVCGASHPNVGGIAANDYSPHHEPFEYYKSTANPKHLPPSSVAAIGHTDQANHQYDTSDFDAALAANNLPAVSFLKAGEYQDGHAGYSDPLDEQAFIVKELNQLQKSKEWSSTAVVLAYDDSDGWYDHVKSPTVNGSKDAALDQSATCGKAPVSGGYADRCGYGPRLPLLVVSPYAKNNYVDHSLTDQTSVLKFIEDNWRTGRIGDHSFDQRAGSLTGMFDFWRPSKQKLILDPKTGAVVR, from the coding sequence ATGCGCGCAAGACTTCCTGTCGCTGCCACAGCCGTTGCGGCGGCGACGGGCTTGTTGCTGGCCGCCTGTGGCGCCCCCGGCGCTGCACAGCAGGTGACCAACGCCGGTGCGGCATTCACGGCGGCCGACGCCGCTTCGTACCACCCGGCGCGAACGACCACGCCGATCCAGCACGTGGTGGTGATCTTCGGCGAGAACATCTCGTTCGACCACTACTTCGGGACGTACCCGAACGCGACCAACGCGGACGGTACGCCGTTCACGGCGGCCCGGCACACGCCCAAGGTGAACGGTCTGTCCAAGAAGCTGCTGACGGACAACCCGAACGCCTACAACCCGAAGCGGCTGGCGCCGTCGCAGGCGCTGACCTGCGACCAGAACCACGGCTACGGGCCGGAGCAGAAGGCCGTCAACGGCGGCAAGATGGACAAGTTCGTCGAGAACACCGAGACCGACAAGTGCACCGGCCAACCGGTGCTGTTCGGCGAGCCGGGCCTGGTGATGGACTACTACGACGGCAACACCGTCACCGGGCTGTGGAACTACGCCCAGCACTACGCGATGAGCGACAACTCGTTCGACACGGTCTACGGCCCGTCGACCCCGGGCGCGTTGAACCTGATCTCCGGGCAGACCCACGGTGGCCAGGCGGTCGACCCGAAGACGGGCACGCCGACGACCGACGCGTACGCCGTACAGTCGCCGGACGCCAACGGGATCGGGACCATCACCAACGACCCCGACCCGTACTACGACGACTGCTCCAACAACAACGGCAAGTCGACGAACAACCTGGCCGTGATGCACGGGCAGAACGTCGGCGACCTGCTCAACCAGCGCAATGTCACCTGGGGCTGGTTCCAGGGCGGCTTCAAGCCGACCGGCACCGCCAACGGCAAGGCCGTCTGCGGCGCGTCACACCCGAACGTCGGCGGCATCGCGGCAAACGACTACAGCCCGCACCACGAGCCGTTCGAGTACTACAAGTCGACGGCGAACCCGAAGCACCTGCCGCCTTCGTCCGTTGCGGCCATCGGCCATACAGACCAGGCCAACCACCAGTACGACACGTCGGACTTCGACGCGGCGCTGGCGGCCAACAACCTGCCGGCGGTCAGCTTCCTGAAGGCGGGCGAGTACCAGGACGGCCACGCCGGGTACTCCGATCCGCTGGACGAGCAGGCGTTCATCGTCAAGGAGCTCAACCAGCTGCAGAAGTCGAAGGAGTGGTCGTCGACTGCGGTTGTCCTGGCGTACGACGACTCCGACGGCTGGTACGACCACGTGAAGTCCCCGACGGTGAACGGCTCTAAGGACGCGGCGCTCGACCAGTCGGCAACGTGCGGCAAGGCCCCAGTGTCCGGCGGGTACGCCGACCGCTGCGGTTACGGCCCGCGGCTGCCGCTGCTGGTGGTGTCGCCGTACGCGAAGAACAACTACGTCGACCACTCGCTGACCGACCAGACCTCGGTGCTGAAGTTCATCGAGGACAACTGGCGGACCGGCCGGATCGGCGACCACTCGTTCGACCAGCGGGCCGGCAGTCTGACCGGCATGTTCGACTTCTGGCGGCCGAGCAAGCAGAAGCTGATTCTGGACCCGAAGACCGGGGCCGTCGTCCGCTGA
- the efeB gene encoding iron uptake transporter deferrochelatase/peroxidase subunit: MSDVGRRSFLRGALAGAGVAAATGLTVSADAATPTPTVPFHGVHQAGIVTDQQKQAIFASFDVIAANQSELTDLFKTLTDRARLLTTGGALPPLGITAPPADSGVLGPDMPGDDLTVTVGVGASLFDDRYGLKDRKPAKLTAMKEFPNDSLDDSLCHGDLSLQLCASETDTVLHALRDLARHTRGAMQLRWRVDGFQSQPRPAGAPRNLMGFKDGIVKPASADHDKLVWVGKGNGEPAWTEGGSYQVLRQIRMLVEFWDRVSVGEQENMFGRRRDSGAPLDGSSETDLPNYPADPTGGAIPLTSHIRKANPRTADTAASQLLRRGYNYDKGTDAVGDLDMGLLFCAYQQDIARQFEAVQIRLADEPLVDYIRPVGGGYFFVLPGVRDGNDHFARSLLG, from the coding sequence ATGAGCGACGTCGGCCGCCGGTCCTTCCTCCGCGGTGCCCTCGCCGGTGCCGGTGTTGCGGCAGCGACCGGGCTGACGGTATCTGCCGACGCGGCGACGCCGACGCCGACCGTGCCCTTTCACGGCGTACATCAGGCCGGCATCGTCACCGATCAGCAGAAGCAGGCGATCTTCGCCTCGTTCGACGTGATCGCCGCGAACCAGAGCGAGCTGACCGACCTCTTCAAGACGCTGACCGACCGGGCGCGGCTGCTCACCACGGGCGGGGCGCTGCCGCCGTTGGGTATCACGGCCCCGCCGGCCGATTCCGGCGTACTCGGACCGGACATGCCGGGCGACGACCTCACCGTCACCGTCGGAGTCGGAGCGTCCTTGTTTGACGACCGCTACGGCCTCAAGGATCGCAAGCCCGCGAAGCTCACAGCGATGAAGGAGTTCCCGAACGACAGTCTGGACGACAGCCTGTGTCACGGGGATCTGAGCCTGCAGCTGTGCGCGTCGGAGACCGACACGGTGCTGCACGCATTGCGCGACCTCGCTCGCCACACCCGGGGCGCGATGCAGCTGCGCTGGCGGGTCGACGGCTTCCAGAGTCAGCCAAGGCCTGCCGGTGCGCCGCGCAACCTGATGGGCTTCAAGGACGGCATCGTCAAGCCGGCGTCGGCCGACCACGACAAGCTCGTGTGGGTGGGCAAGGGCAACGGCGAGCCGGCCTGGACCGAGGGCGGCAGCTATCAGGTGCTGCGCCAGATCCGGATGCTGGTCGAGTTCTGGGACCGGGTGTCGGTCGGTGAGCAGGAGAACATGTTCGGCCGGCGCCGGGACTCCGGTGCGCCGCTGGACGGCAGCAGCGAGACCGACCTCCCGAACTACCCGGCCGATCCGACCGGCGGGGCGATTCCGCTGACCAGCCATATCCGCAAGGCGAATCCACGCACCGCGGACACCGCGGCCAGCCAGCTCCTGCGCCGCGGCTACAACTACGACAAGGGCACCGACGCGGTCGGTGACCTGGACATGGGGCTGCTGTTCTGCGCTTACCAGCAGGACATCGCCCGGCAGTTCGAGGCCGTGCAGATCAGGCTGGCCGACGAGCCTCTCGTCGACTACATCCGGCCGGTCGGCGGCGGCTATTTCTTCGTGCTTCCCGGTGTTCGGGACGGCAACGACCACTTCGCGCGGTCGTTGCTCGGATGA
- a CDS encoding EfeM/EfeO family lipoprotein: MPTPRPVLAAVALVVVSAAVGATVWRPWEDSADATGRPSGISVSRSQCGQGWTDAKTGRQTLVVHNTGDAAAEVDLVEVSSNKVYGEVEGLGPNTSASMDVQLGAGQYAIRCLIEDTDTITGPTVTLTGDGQGGAAVVPVTKNDLLPLVKKYQAGVARGVADLVIKTDKLRADVDAGNLDVARIDWLSAHLAYNSLGAAYDAFGDFADKIDGPSNGFHALEKGLWHKASDLKPIVDQLAADVHGLQKDLPNEQVDPNDLGLRAHEIMENALQFELTGENDQGSGTSLNTALANLNGTANVLAILNPVLKPRYADLPEVQQWENRVRTLLTAHLNTPVDQLDRTTREQLNGAVGELLETLAPVAAICEVRRGS; this comes from the coding sequence GTGCCCACCCCCCGCCCGGTGCTGGCCGCTGTCGCATTGGTTGTGGTGAGCGCGGCAGTGGGGGCCACGGTCTGGCGGCCCTGGGAGGATTCCGCCGACGCGACCGGCCGCCCGTCCGGGATCAGCGTGTCCCGCAGCCAATGCGGACAGGGATGGACCGACGCCAAGACCGGTCGGCAGACGCTCGTCGTCCACAACACCGGCGACGCGGCCGCCGAGGTCGACCTGGTCGAGGTCAGCAGCAACAAGGTGTACGGCGAGGTTGAGGGTCTAGGTCCGAACACGAGTGCGTCGATGGACGTGCAACTCGGCGCCGGGCAGTACGCGATCCGCTGCCTGATCGAGGACACCGACACGATCACCGGTCCGACGGTCACGCTGACGGGTGACGGGCAGGGCGGTGCTGCCGTCGTACCTGTCACCAAGAACGACCTGCTGCCGTTGGTGAAGAAGTACCAAGCCGGGGTCGCCCGCGGCGTCGCGGACCTGGTGATCAAGACGGACAAGCTGCGCGCCGACGTGGATGCCGGCAACCTGGACGTGGCCCGCATCGACTGGCTGTCCGCGCACCTGGCGTACAACTCGCTCGGCGCGGCCTACGACGCGTTCGGAGACTTCGCGGACAAGATCGATGGACCCTCCAACGGATTTCACGCGCTGGAGAAGGGCCTGTGGCACAAGGCTTCTGATCTGAAACCGATCGTGGATCAGCTGGCGGCCGATGTCCACGGCCTGCAGAAGGATCTGCCCAACGAGCAGGTGGATCCGAACGATCTCGGACTGCGCGCCCACGAGATCATGGAGAACGCGCTCCAGTTCGAGCTGACCGGCGAGAACGATCAGGGCAGCGGTACGTCGCTGAACACCGCGCTGGCGAACTTGAACGGTACGGCGAACGTCCTGGCCATCCTGAACCCGGTGCTCAAGCCGCGCTACGCCGACCTGCCCGAGGTACAGCAGTGGGAGAACCGCGTGCGCACCTTGCTGACTGCGCACCTGAACACACCCGTCGATCAGTTGGACCGGACGACGCGGGAACAGCTGAACGGTGCGGTGGGGGAGTTGCTGGAGACGCTCGCTCCGGTCGCCGCGATCTGTGAAGTCCGGAGGGGCTCATGA